ACACCCATTGGTGCCACCTTACCGGCAATCAACGAACCACTGTCGGATCTGCTCTTTCATTGTCTTGCTCATGTCATGACCCTCCACGTCTCTGAGTTGGTTTGTGACAGCTACAATGGACTTTTGGTAATCTTCGTCATACTCCTCCTGTTTTATCCGTGTTGAGGCTTCATTGGCCTGGGCAGTGGTTTCTGCAGGACATGGCACCCTGTATTTTGGATCCATGACCTTGAATGAGAGTGGCCAaagcatactgtatatgttaaaCAACTGGTcccagaaagaaaagacaacaaagaatAAGCAAGTCAAAAGTACTActtatttaactatttaactaCTTATTTAACTACATATTTAACTGACACAAGAAAATCTGGTAATACAGCTGTAAAGCTATGCAGATTCTTGTTTTTAACAGGAAGAAAGCAGACTGGTTTCATTAGATGTACTGTTTATTGGCtacttttctacattttaagACCATTTGTTCAACCATCCAAGAATTGCAAAATGGTTGGACCATTTTACTCACCATTCctaaaaaaatcatttcttcATCCCGAGCAATCTTTGCCCTCTTCCTCTGAATGTAGCCCCTCCACACCTGCATATCATCATCAACTTAATGGTTTGTAATGAAAAATGgcaaaagtcaaaacaaaagaagtatGCAGTATTATGTTGACAACAGAAGACCTTTTGAATGGAGACTGCAGCCAACTCAATGCCAACTGTTCCAGGGTCATTAATCCTGTACATCCTGTTCATATTTCTGCTTGCTTCATTCAACTTTGCCCTGAGTCGTCCTTGGCGGGCCCTCTCCCCCACTTGAATGATCTTAATGGCCTCCTCTTGACTCATGTCCTTTGCCATTAGAGGCTGggtcataaaacaaaacagacaaaagaacTGGAATATTTGATTTACTAAAAATAACAAGTAATCAAtgaatcatttttgttttcttgataTGTTTTTGTATCTAAGAAAAGAAACTTAACAAATGAAGTAAGAAATTACTGAGCCCTGCACACACAGTGGCTATAAAAAACCCAAAGCAACTGCTCAAAAGGTTATTGAAAAGTATGCGTCAGGGGATTGATACAAGACGTTTTCCAGGTCACTAAATATCAGTTAAATCTACCATTAAGAAACTGAAATAATAGGGCACAGGTATAAATATACCTATAGCAGTCTGTTCTCAAAAACTAAGtatctgtacaagaagggcGCTAGTGAGGGAAGTGAGGGAAGCCACAAAGACATCAAAGTTTAGAAATTACTTTCAAAGAAATGAGTAGTCCAATTTCctttttgttagttttactttatatactttCTCCTTGACATgaaatatcattttttgtacatttatgtCAAAAAAGCCACATAATCTATCAATATtcaatgttgtaaaaaaaaatttataataataattataggCACTGTACTGGGTGTAAATGAAGATGTGGCTACTTTTCAACTCACTTCTGGACTCTCAGTAACCTCCACCATTTTAAGGATATCTGTCAGCATCATCTTTTGTTCTTGAAGTTCTTTGCTGCATTCATTGATGAAATAGCAGGGAATAGGGATCTCAAGGTCGATCTTAAATGATAAAAAGATACGTGTCATTATCCCCGATAAAGCCAATCTCTTGCACAGACAAGTCAGTGTAGCTTTATACAGGTCTCAGGAATCcagttcagttttaaaactCACCGGGGTGAGCTTCAAGTCATGAAGAACATCATCCATGTAATGGTATTCTGAAAACTCTTTTTCCACCATTTCATTCTTCAGCTCTAACACCCTCCCCATCACACCCTCAAGGATAGCTTGAATAACTCGTCTCTTCTGAGGGTGGACCACCTGGTCATAGACCTTGTCCAGCTGTCTGAAGACTTGAAGGTAGCGCACATAAAGCATGGCCAGACGTTGGAAGAACACTACCCTGTCCTTTTGTGGGCGATTGGAATCAGCAGGCAGTTCCTCAGTTAGCAAACGACTCAACTCTAACTGGGCATCAGCCCACAGCTCATTGTATGTCCTGGAAATGTGTAAACAAATAGATTATCAGAGAGCTCTACAATTAGTTTCATTAAAGATTATTAGTTCAAATTCAAGTAATTCTGTTGTTTGATGTGTTAACTCATTCCAAAGTTATCTTATAAATGTCCTCAACAAGCCTATAAAAAGGGAAGGCTAGGTCCTAAACAGTTTCAAGGTATTCATATGAGATCTTTCTCCACTAGTTTTTAATCATGATAGACCTAAACTGACATTTAGAcataattttatttgatttgataatTGTAGACACATTTAACAAAGGATGGCTTCTGTCAAACCATTTTCCTAGTTCTTTTCTAGTTACAAGTGCTCAGAGTAACCCAACTAGGAATTTAAATggcaacaaaagcagctgaCATCAGTGATCAAAATGCTCACTAATAAGAATCACAATTATCACAATCACTGAAGAGGCCATAAACATACGAGTAAAGCCACTATCAAGGTTTATTCTATAGCAGTGCTCATAacaggatatatatatataactaaaTACCACTCCCACTGTTTTGTTAATCACTGCTGCCACCCAGGTGCCACGAATGAGGTAACTCTGCTCATACTGTCAATAGTTTACCAAAGAAACTTGGAAATAGCTACCGTATCTTGTTCTTAACATATTTTGCCGTGAGTTTTGCCGAAGTCATTATTGTCATACTGTCAAATGTACCTTGGGTGAATATTCTAAAACTAAAGTAACATTGCAAACGTTGTTTCGCATGAAACCAGctaagttagctagctaacgctaaGTTGAATTTGACAAGCTAACTTAGCTAACTTTAACTACGTTTTCTGATTTATCGATGATAATAGCTATGTCTGCTGCGACCTTTACCTTTGTGACATGCTTCTGTCCCCAGAGAAATGTTCTTAGtatttcttattaaataatttgaaaCGTTAATTAgggaaaactaaactaactttAGCTGCAGTTAACAACCATCAGGTCAGCTTTCCTGAGTTGACATAGCGCTTGACCCGTCGCTATAGTAACAGTCAATCCGGAAGTAACTCGCCTATTTACCCTGTAATAAGTGACAGAAACCTGCaggttttcttttctaaatcCACTCTGATAAGTGGATATCATGATGaaataatatcaatatcaataataaaaatgataataataatatcattatGAAGTATTGCATTACTTTAACTAGTGTTTAAAGACTTTAAAGACTGCTTAAAGGGGTGACTTAGATTACAACTGATGTAGTTGCACGATGGCAATTCTGACTTTACTTGCAAGTATACGCTGAATGCACCCTTGAATTTCATAATGTGTAACAGCTCTACTGCAGTGACAGATTTCTTTGCAAGGTGTAAAACTGCGGGCTGGCTGCTCCTGGAGGCGCATTCTCCGCAGCGCTTAGACGGTCACAAGACTTTAACATCGGTGCTGACAGGTCAGCCAGAAGCTGACAGGCCCACCGATACATCCAACAAGTCCCggcatttacttttttttttcaatcattACTCTATTTGCAATCGGGACATTTTTGTTTGGAGTTGAACATCCCCGCACAACTACAAGTGGGGACATTTTGGTGCGTAAAGGAGGGGCGCACGCCAAAGTGAGCGAATGACACTGGTACAAAGTGCAGCAAAGATGTCAACACTGCTTTACCACCCACACGAAATCGATTGTATTACCTTGAAGAAGGTGGCTTCTCGTATAAATAGGGACGCATTATTTCAAGAAAGACGGTGGTGAGCACAGACTGCcggctcttctctctctctctctctctctctcgctctcttttctGTCGGGACCATATCTTGGAAGAAGAAAAGCTGAAGACAACCGTGCCCACTCTCCAGGACAGAAGCATCTTTAACTCCTAAACTAGTAAGTTTTGTACTATAAAACTAGACTAAGCTAGAAGAAATGTGACTGTGGTAGTAGTGCACTGCACTGGATCATTTCTGGTGATATAATTCACTTTAAAAAGCTGCTACATTTTGAAAGGTGAATGAGCTCAAATGGCAAACAATGGTGATATATTGTTGGGCTTATAGTGctaaatgtgcatgtgtgtttatggttgttAAAGTAGAACAAATAGGATAACTGACTTAATAGAAAACCCTTGCTTTCTTATGTATTCAGGCAGTGAAGTCATGCAGGTGGAGAGGAAATGGCACATATTATTGACTATCTTCTTTCTGCTCATCACCTCGGGCCAGTGTATGGACAGCAAGGAGGTCAAGCCAAAAGAAAGAAGGACGCTGCTGGATCTAATCTTACAGGTTATCAGAGACAGCCAGCAACGGGAAAAACTTTTGTCCAAGCGCTTTAACAGTGGACACTTCACTTCAGCCCAAGACATGAGGTTCTCCTCCCATGAAAAGCCTTTCTATGTTCCTAGGCTGGATAACACTAGACTCATAGGTAAGCTGATAAGATTTATTTTTAGGTCCTGATCATAAGGCATAATCCTCATTTTACCATGGTAGACAGCTGTCATTGGTCTGGTCTGCTGTTCGTCTTATTTGTGAGCCTTATTTAGTTTGGCTGAATGGAACTTTGTGTGAGCATGTTAGCAGAAAAAATATGGAAAAGAAACTTAGTTTTCACTATTCGTGAATGGTATTAGGCAAGAGTATACTTAAAAGACGGGGCAAAATGTCCTGTCATGTTCTGTGCTCGAACGTCCAACTAAGTTAAAGTGGCTATATACTCTCATACATGTAATGCAATTATTATTGTtcctatttattattt
This genomic window from Anabas testudineus chromosome 4, fAnaTes1.2, whole genome shotgun sequence contains:
- the alkal1 gene encoding protein ALKAL-like, with the translated sequence MQVERKWHILLTIFFLLITSGQCMDSKEVKPKERRTLLDLILQVIRDSQQREKLLSKRFNSGHFTSAQDMRFSSHEKPFYVPRLDNTRLIEILPRDVNMKGKFIQHFTGPVKFSSECRTHFHRLYHNTRDCSRPAYYKRCARLLTRLAMSPLCMQT